aaataaattcagaaatctaAGTGGTACTATGTAACAAATAGCACCACTGCGATGGTTCTTAAAGTGTTCGCATTGTTATCAAGCAGTAGCATTCTGAAGGTGTAGTGGTTTGCTGAACAATCACTACAAAATTTAATGTTTATGAAATTGATTTGAAATATGACAAGACAATTAAATACAAACTAGTTCAATATATCCAGTATTGATCTTGTTTTGAAGGTCTTGCTGCTTGGAATTAAAATACATATAAAAATGGAGTTTTGCTTCAAATACACAGATCATCCAAAATGTCACATTGAAATAAAATACAAGTCAAATTCATTGAATAGTCCATTATCCACTCTCTCACTCTGTTTCCTGAAAAAGCCGAGAAAAGTTGACAAAATTGTTGCATTCTTCTCTCCATCTTGTTGAAATGGTTTCTCAGATTATGCCCCAAAACTTTGCATGAACCTCAATGTTGAAATCAATGTTAGATGCCACTCGGCTATATGGAAGCTCCTCCAGATTTTCCAAGTTGGTGACTTACCCGTGTTCATGCAGAAAACTATGGTCGAAGATTTGCTGGCGGTGGATAATCAACTAGTATGTCTTGAAGCATTTGATGGTACTTCGCCTCTATTCTTAGCCGTCTCGCTGGGCCAACATTGGCTTGCTAGTTGGTTGTACGAATGGGGTCATAAGAAATTGTCTTACTCTGGCCCCGAGGGGCAAAATGCCTTGCATGCTGCTGCTCTCGACGGGTTTCGGCACAACACAGGTGTGTATGTATGTATGCACTACTAATTTACATATAATTTTCTACTCCAACATGAACAACATCATACCTAGCTAGATGAGTTAAAATATGGATGATAGAAATCATATATTATACTTCTGAAACGGATTTTGTGATGGCTCCTCTATTTATATGTAGGGCTGGGATGACACAAATCCACTTTTTTCTAGGATTCATactttatttttgggactaatgcaATACTTTCCCTATTCCAAAATATAGTATTTCTGATTGTTTTTTTTCATAGTCAAACTTCAtaatgtttgaccaagtttatagataaAATATTAACATTAAAAATACCTGATAAATACAATATATAAATATGTTTCACCATGTGTCTAATGATATTTATTTGGCATTGTAGATGTACATATTTTTCCTATAAGTTTGTCAAGCTTGACTTTTCAAAacaatttatgcgcactatattttggaatggaggaagtactaaagAAATATTAAACTAGATACATATACAAAAACGGTTTTTTTTGCAACGAGTATAGCCACCACATGTTCTTATCCAAGTTGTTTTCTCTTGTATTGTCACTCCATGGCACCATCCCTTCCACGGTAATAGGGTTGGTTTTCATCAGCAAAATTTAGAGTTTGCACCTCTATTGAACTAAATATTGAATTTATGATCTATTTTGACGATTGTCTTTATTGTAATAAAACCCAAGACCAATATTTATTTCCTACGTCTCTATTCACATTGCACCCTTTTCTTTCATGATATAACTTTGAATACTAAGTTGACAAAAATAATAGATAATTTGTGTGACACAGAAAAATATGGTTAGATATACGTTTTGAATATGGATTCTTGATGTAACTTTTGGAGCACATAACCCATATTTCATTGGTCAAACTGATTGCCAACTTGAACCTCGAAATATACGGGTCCTGTGTAAACTAAGTTGCACCAGAGTTGTATATATTAGTAAAATTTCCTTTTTCTTCTGTAACCATAATATTTTAAATGACAATTCCACATATTTGTCATATAATACTTCTAAGTTCCACTAGACTATCATAGCAGTAATACAAGTGTCATAGAAGTATCATTATGGTATTGTAGTAGTACTATAATTAATAACATCGTCAATATCCATTACACCTGAGAAATGTACGATTAACTTAATAGTGTCATATAGGTACCTTAGGAGTATCACATGATGACTCTACTAGTGTCATTGCACTTTCAAATCAATTAGAATCTAATGAATATCATCATGCAATTTTCATATGTTTGGTGAATCTCTATATATGTTTCATTCCATAAATACTTTCTTAtgaaaaataatagaaaatgaTCTTCCTTCAAAACAATCTTTGTGTTCAAAAGTTACATGAAACTTACCGGAGGTTATCATGGGTGAATCAATTAATGTAATCTATATTCATTATATAATCTATAATTATTATATATTTGGTACAAAGACAATTATTAATTGGAAATTACATATTAGAGAGCCACCATACCATCCGTTAAGATTTTGCTTGCCTGTTCCACATACCGAATAAAAGgttaaatgagacaatattgaatgTGCTTCATGTGTGTCGCAGATTTCAGCATGATTTATATAAAAAGTACTATTTTGTGAATATATTAAATCTCTTTCATGTTATTATGTTTAATTTAATATCAAAGAAGATACGATAAATATGAAATTACCATTAAAAAATatgtaaatgatttaatattttacatGATATTTAGAGAATAAATAAGCCAGTCTCATGTGGGTGCAGCCGTTGATGGCTATAATAATTAGCTATGGATATTGATGTAAACATCAAGATTTGTTATACTGTTCCTTACATTTTATTGCTAATTTATTAATTAATATCTCAAATCAGAGAATCAATTTATACCCAATAACCATTTATAAGATTGGTGAACTTAACCCCATTTGAGCATTGTTACAACGTCATTACTAAAAATCTCTTTTTTATATAACAATTATACATTAAATATGTAGATAGATGGTAACTGATTTATATAGCTTATGCACTGGATATACAATTTGAATAAATCCATGATTATGTAAAACTTACTTAGTAAGTTACCTATATAACCCTTTATGTAGTTTGAGTTTATTTGAAGTCGATAAATTGTTTGGGAAATTCTTTAGATATCCCTTTATCACATATTAAAATGTACTTACTAAGTTATAAAGATACCCCTTTATCACATATGGTAAATTACCTACCATGTATACCAAGCTCTTTTTATCACATTGTTTTGACTATATTATTAATGTCTAAGATGTCTCAATTAATGTGAACTTGCATAAAACATGCATTGGGGTCCCCTAATCATTGTGTATATACCCATGTGTGTGTGTTAAGGAAAGACATATACATAAGATTAAATATCGGGCTCCTAATTTATGTTTGTTTCTTTCCCATTAGTGTATCTTCTAGTTAGAATTAGAGTGTATCCATGGCGATAAAATGGTACTAATTGAAGAACTGGAGTGGTATATGCGGTGCAAGTACATCTAACCATGTGCGCACGAAAAAGGTCCCAATATAAATGGATAtcatatttttctagaattttagtTTTCTAAAGAAAGTTGTATTCCCAAAGGAAAGCTGATAGCTAGTATAATAGCATTTGATCAACATTAGAATAAATATATCCACCCATAAATTATGATTATTCTAATGAGATATCTTGATTTTGATGTCAAATATGTTGTTGTTGAGTTGTATCATACAAATCAATATAAATTTGTCAATTTGTTATAAAGCTGTAGACGAAATtactattttattgctttttctacaTGAGTTGAAAAAGGCAATAACATTTGTGAATTTTCTGCCAATAAAATCGTACTTATACGTTAACACATAATAACTTACCCTACTCTTCAGAGAATGTTTTTCTATGCCATAAGGGTAATTTATTTAACTTTTGTTATGATTTCCAAATTTAGAATTTTCTATGGATATATGTTTCCAAAGAACACATTGGCTTTTACTTCTACCTTTGTCTAATATCTGAATAATATCATAACGTCAGTAAGCCAATAACTGCAGGGATAGCAAAACGGCTGCTTCACTGGAACAATAGCCTTGCCAGACAAGCGGACAACTCTGGAAGTACACCATTACACTTTGCTGCGTCAGCACAAGATCCCACATTGGAGTTATTTCTGTTCGTTTTTGGTGACCAGGGCTTCGAATCACACTCTCCCTTGTCGCTCACCACTTTACCTAAGAAATGGGTATACAAGTTCTATAAGTGGAGGGAGCATCCAACCTTTCTACTGGTGGATGCTAATCCACATTCCGCATTTCAGCCAGATAGGAATAGTTTGTATCCGGTGCATGTGGCTGCCTCGGCGGGAAGCTTGGTGCCTATCATCATATTGCTCTGCCATTCCCCTGGCTGCGCCGGGCTACGAGACAACCAAGGAAGGACCTTCCTTCATATTGCCGTGGAGAAGAAGAAGCATAACATTGTGTGGTTTGTGGCTCGCCGGTTAGATAATAAGGCCATCATGAACATACAGGACTACAACGGGAACACTGCCATGCACCTAGCTGTTGGTGGCGGGAGCTGGAATATCTTCAAGATCCTCATTGGGAACAAGCACGTCTGCTTGAATTTGACAAATAAGGAGGGTGAAACTCCCATGGATATTGCACTCAGCAACGTTACTCCAACTGGATTTTATTTTGGAATGGTACTTAACTTGCTCCTACTGTTTGGATTTGTCCCTTACATATGAAATTTATAATAGATAGATAAATGCATGTTATATGAAAAAACAATTGATGATGAATTCCTATTGTGTTTGCTTGTTCTTGCTTGCATGCAGCATGCACGACGTCGAATACTTGTGACATTGACCTTAGCAAATGGTAAAAACAGCTTCTGCCGGCGGGACCTTTTCCTGGATCAACATGTTCCCAAGCTAAACGAGAAGGAAGAATCTGATAAAATAACGTCCTTCGCACAGATTGTTGGTGTCGGCTCCGTTCTCGTAGCGACTGCGACGTTCGCTGCAACATTCACCATGCCAGGCGGTCCCAACAGTACCGATCCCAAGATCCCACCCAACGGCAGAGGTGGCACTCCGACACTCGCGGGGCTCTACGCTTTCGACGCCTTTGTCATCTCTAACACCCTGGCCTTCATCTGCTCCACTTTGGCAACCTTCAGCCTCGTCTACACTGGGGTGGCCACGGTGGACATAGAGAAGCGGATCAAGCTGGTGGCCTTCTCCCTGGCGCTGCTGATCAGTGCGG
The sequence above is a segment of the Triticum dicoccoides isolate Atlit2015 ecotype Zavitan chromosome 1A, WEW_v2.0, whole genome shotgun sequence genome. Coding sequences within it:
- the LOC119276396 gene encoding ankyrin repeat-containing protein At5g02620-like codes for the protein MELQNDRRDRSSMESAQDLVRKFRSLLQLMAARSGDYETPEDAAVTAAMLAGWHRDVVIDLAAASEGDTQLHRAAAGGDGVCYRRCVALACDGDSSRLLACNGDGDTPLHCAARAGHTGMVKHLIGLAQGDGQDDGEMAKTMVRMQNNRGETALHEAIRSGYEKDVKTMVEDLLAVDNQLVCLEAFDGTSPLFLAVSLGQHWLASWLYEWGHKKLSYSGPEGQNALHAAALDGFRHNTGIAKRLLHWNNSLARQADNSGSTPLHFAASAQDPTLELFLFVFGDQGFESHSPLSLTTLPKKWVYKFYKWREHPTFLLVDANPHSAFQPDRNSLYPVHVAASAGSLVPIIILLCHSPGCAGLRDNQGRTFLHIAVEKKKHNIVWFVARRLDNKAIMNIQDYNGNTAMHLAVGGGSWNIFKILIGNKHVCLNLTNKEGETPMDIALSNVTPTGFYFGMHARRRILVTLTLANGKNSFCRRDLFLDQHVPKLNEKEESDKITSFAQIVGVGSVLVATATFAATFTMPGGPNSTDPKIPPNGRGGTPTLAGLYAFDAFVISNTLAFICSTLATFSLVYTGVATVDIEKRIKLVAFSLALLISAARSFCAAFAFAIYVMLPPTVAHGTAMAACVMTVLALMDAFWFMWAIVTDTIVLVRREDWRSMPKRLMKLAARILINTVYVFWPYIVIFGLLAIKSITGRQETSAPAGTPTQGL